One Streptomyces dangxiongensis genomic window, TGGTCGTGCTGGAGCCGGCCGAGCTGCGCGCGGACGTGGTGGACCGGCTGCGTGCCGTGGCCAAGGGCTGAGGGGGAGCAGGACTGTGGCAGGCAAACCGGCCAGGCCCGTGAACGCCATCGACCAGACCCGGCGGATGCTCTCGCTGGTGACCTATCTCCGGGAGCGCCCCGGCGCCCGGATCGCCGACGTGGCGCGGGCCTTCGGCATCACCGAGGACGAGCTGGTCGCCGACCTCGACCTGCTGCCCATGTGCGGCACCAGCTTCCGCGGCGGCGACCTGCTGGACATCGACACCGACGGCGAGCGCATCTGGTGGCACAACCCGGCCGCGCTCGGCGAGGAGGCGGCCGAGCCGCTCCGGCTCGCCGCCGACGAGGCCACGGCCCTGCTGGTCGCCGCCCGCGCGGTGTCGACGCTGCCCGGCCTCCGGGAGGGTGATCGCCAGGCCCTGCTGCGGGCCACGGCCAAGGTCGAGACCGCGGCCGGTGAAGCCGCCGGGGCCAGCTCCCGCCTGTCGGTGACCTTCGAGTCCGAGGGCGGGGTCTTCGCCGACGTCGACCGGGCGATCTCCGAGCGCCGCCGGCTCTGGATCCGCTACTACTCCCCGGCGCGCGACGAGATCACCGAGCGCGAGATCGACCCCATCCGCCTGGTCAGCGTCGGCCACACCTATGTGGAGGCGTGGTGCCGCCGCTCCGAGGCCCGGCGCACCTTCCGGCTCGACCGGGTCGCCGAGATCAGGATCCTCGACGAGCCGTCCGCCCCGCCCGAGGTGGAGCTGCGCGACCTCTCCGAGGCCCTGGTGCAGCCGGCCGCCGAGGACCCGGAGGTCGTGGTCGAGGTCGGCCCCGGCGGTCGCTGGGTCGCCGAGTACTACCCGCACGACAGCGCCGATGAGCTTCCCGACGGCGGACTGCGTATCACTCTGCGCACCCCCGACCCGGCCTCCCTGCGCCGGCTGGCCCTGCGGCTCGGCCGCGACGGCCGGATCGTCTCCCCGTCCGAGCTGGCCGAGAGCGCCCGCCGCGCGGCCCGCGAGGCCCTGGCCGCGTACGACGGCCCGGCGGGCGCGGTGCGGGGCGCCGGTGACGGCCGGGACCTGAGTCCCGCGTGAGCCGAGGCCGTACGCCCCGGAGGCGGACGACCCGGAGTGACCAGAGGAAGAGGAGCGAGGGCTGTGAGCGAGTCCCCGGTGTCCGGTGCGGGTGAGATGACGGTGGCGACGGCCTTCGCCGGGATGCGCGGAGCCGTCCCGGTGGTCTTCCGGGCCGGCTGCCCCGACTGCCGGGGCCGCTTCGAACTCGCCGCGAGCGCGCTGCGCCTCGCCATCGGCGCCAGCAGCCGGACGACGTTCTACTCCTTCACCTGCCCCGAGTGCGGCACCGCGGTCCGCAAGCCCGCGGGGGAGCGGATAGTCGAGCTGCTCACCGGCGGCGGCGTCCGGACCCTGCGGCTGCACTCCACGGTGTAGCCGGCTGGGACCCGCTCCGGGGGACGGTCTAGTCTCGACGTCATGTTCTGGCCGATGTTCGCGGTAGCCATGGGGTTCCTGGGTCTCGCCGTCCTGGGGGTGTTCGCCGTCCGGGTGTTCCTGGAGGCGCGGCGCCTCGGGCAGCAGGTCGCCGATTCCGGGCGCCGCATCACCAGGGCCGCGGAGGATCTGGAGCGGGCGGCCGTGAGCGCCGCCCGCGCCGTGGACACGCTGTGAGCCGCGTCGCGCGGTGCCGGTGAGTCCCGGCCCGGGGGTGCGGTGTCGGTCACTCGGCTCTGTCACCGCGCCCACCCGGCCAGGTACGCTGCTGGTGCTGGTCGCGGCCCGGTGAGAGGCGCGGTCCGCGGAGCAGGAGTACGCCGGGGGATTGTCCCGCGTTCATCCCCAGGCGTTACGATCGCAGCCAGCATGACGTCCGGACAAGTGTCCGACCTGTCGGACGTGCCCGCCTCGGTGAGAAGGTGAAGATTTATGTTCCGCTCCGGACTTGAGCCGTGGCACCTGCTGCTCCTCGTTCTGGTGATCGTCCTGGTGTTCGGCTCCAAGAAGCTCCCGGACATGGCGCGCTCGCTCGGCAAGTCCGCGCGCATCCTCAAGAGCGAGGCCAAGGCGATGAAGGACGACGGCAAGCAGCCCGAGGGCACCGCCCAGTCCACCGCCGACGACCCCGCTTCGCCTCAGCGCACGATCCAGGCCGCCCCAGGTGACGTGACCAGCTCCCGCCCGGTCACCGAGCCGACGGACACGACCCAGCGCTGACGCGAGGACCGGGACACCCGGTCCGCTGCACGAGATGAGGATGTGGGTTGCTCAAGCCTGCCCGCAAAAAGGAGAGGGATCCCGAGGGGCGGATGCCGCTCGGGGATCACTTGCGTGAACTGCGCAACCGGCTCGCCAAGGCTGTCCTGGCGATCCTCGCCGTCACGATCGTCTCGGCCTTCTTCTACCGGGACATCATCGAAGTCATCACCCGGCCGATGCTGGACGAGATCGGCTGCCACCAGTCCTTCGGGGAACTGGCCGACGCCAAGAACGTCCGCTGTGCGCATATCACCGTCAGCGGCCTGCTGGGCGCGTTCAACCTGGCCCTGAAGGTCTCCCTCATGTCGGGCATCGTGCTCGCGTCGCCGGTCTGGCTCTACCAGCTCTGGGCGTTCGTCGCACCGGGCCTGCATCGCGGCGAGAAGAAGTACGCCTACGCGTTCGTCGTCTTCGGTTTCCCGCTCTTCCTCGGCGGCGGCTACCTCGCGTTCCACATGCTGCCCACCACGGCGAAGTTCATGATCGAGCTCACGCCCGACGGCGCTGAGAACCTGTTGCCGCTGGACGACCTGCTGGACCTCATCACCCGCATGATCGTCGTCTTCGGCCTCGCCTTCGAGATGCCGCTGCTGCTGGTCATGCTGAACCTCACCGGCGTCCTCTCCGGCCGGCGCATGCGGGGCTGGTGGCGCGGCATGGTCGTCGGCATCACCGCCTTCGCGGCCGTGGCCACGCCCAGCCCCGACCCGATGACGATGCTGGCGCTGGCGGCGCCGATCTGGGCGCTCTACTTCATCGCCGTGGCCATCGCACTGCTCAACGACCGGCGCCGGGCCCGCCGCGAGGCCGCCGGCCCCGCCGACGACGAGGCTTCCGAGCTGGACCTCACGCCCGAGGACATCGGCGCGGTCGAGCCCGTCCCGGCCGCCCGGGCGCTGCCCGAGCAGACGAGCACCGACCGGGTCAACGGCTACGACGACGTGACCTAGCCCGCACCCGACCAGGCCTGATGCCCCCGTCCCCGGAGCCCTCCGGGGGCGGGGGCATCCGTCTTTGCCGATCAGCCCACGTTCCGGATAATGATCGTCCTGTTGTCAGTGGGGCCCGGTACGCTCGAAAGCACGATGACAGAGGACCTCTCCCCGGCCGAGCGGTACGCGGCAGCCCGCAGGCGGGCTGCCGAACAGGCCACCGCGCTCGCCTCCTTCCGCGAGATGTACGACTTCGGCCTCGACCCCTTCCAGATCGAGGCCTGCCAGGCACTCGAAGCGGGGAAGGGTGTGCTGGTCGCCGCCCCCACCGGCTCGGGCAAGACGATCGTGGGCGAGTTCGCCGTCCACCTCGCCCTCCAGCAGGGCAAGAAGTGCTTCTACACGACCCCCATCAAGGCCCTGTCGAACCAGAAGTACGCGGACCTGTGCCGGCGGTACGGCGCCGCGAAGGTGGGTCTGCTCACCGGCGACAACAGCGTGAACTCCGACGCCCCGGTGGTCGTGATGACCACCGAGGTGCTGCGGAACATGCTGTACGCCGGCTCGCGGACCCTCCTCGGTCTCGGCCACGTGGTCATGGACGAGGTGCACTACCTCTCCGACCGCTTCCGCGGCGCCGTCTGGGAGGAAGTGATCATCCACCTGCCCGAGTCGGTGACCCTGGTCTCGCTCTCCGCGACCGTGTCCAACGCCGAGGAGTTCGGTGACTGGCTGGACACCGTCCGCGGCGACACCGAGGTGATCGTCTCCGAGCACCGGCCCGTGCCGCTGTTCCAGCACGTGCTCGCCGGACGCCGGATGTACGACCTGTTCGAGGAGGGCGAGGGCCACAAGAAGGCCGTCAACCCCGATCTCGTCCGCCTCGCCCGGATGGAGGCGACACGGCCGTCCTTCCAGGACCGCAGGCGCGGCCGGTCGATGCGCGAGGCCGATCGCGAGCGGGAGCGCCGACAGCGCTCGCGGGTGTGGACGCCGAGCCGTCCCGAGGTCATCGAGCGCCTGGACTCCGAGGGCCTGCTCCCGGCCATCACCTTCATCTTCAGCCGCGCCGCCTGCGAGGCCGCCGTCCAGCAGTGCCTGCACGCCGGCCTCCGGCTCAACGACGAGGACGCCCGGGAGCGGGTCCGCGCCCTGGTCGCGGAACGCACCGCCTCGATCCCGCCGGAGGACCTGCACGTCCTCGGCTACTACGAGTGGCTGGAGGGCCTGGAGCGGGGCATCGCCGCCCACCACGCGGGCATGCTGCCGACCTTCAAGGAGGTCGTGGAGGAGCTGTTCGTACGCGGCCTGGTCAAGGCCGTGTTCGCCACCGAGACCCTCGCGCTCGGCATCAACATGCCCGCCCGCTCGGTCGTGCTGGAGAAGCTCGTCAAGTGGAACGGCGAGCAGCACGCCGACATCACTCCCGGTGAGTACACCCAGCTAACGGGCCGGGCCGGCCGCCGCGGCATCGACGTGGAGGGCCACGCGGTCGTCCTCTGGCAGCGCGGCAGCAGTCCCGAGCACCTCGCCGGTCTCGCGGGCACCCGCACGTACCCGCTGCGCTCCAGCTTCAAGCCGTCGTACAACATGGCGGTCAACCTGGTCGAGCAGTTCGGCCGGCACCGCTCGCGCGAACTGCTGGAGACCTCCTTCGCGCAGTTCCAGGCCGACAAGTCGGTCGTCGGCATCTCCCGGCAGGTGCAGCGCAACGAGGAGGGCCTGGAGGGCTACAAGGCCTCCATGACCTGCCACCTCGGCGACTTCGAGGAGTACGCGCGGCTGCGCCGCGAACTGAAGGACCGGGAGACGGAGCTGGCCCGGCAGGGCGCCAACCAGCGGCGCGCCGAGGCCGCCGTCGCCCTGGAGAGGCTCAAGGCCGGCGATGTCATCCACGTGCCGACGGGCAAGTACGCCGGTCTGGCCCTGGTGCTGGACCCCGGCCTGCCCGCCGGCCGCGCGGGCGGCCAGCGCGGCTTCGAGCACCAGGACGGTCCGCGCCCGCTGGTGCTGACCGCGGAGCGGCAGGTCAAGCGGCTGGCCTCGATGGACTTCCCGGTACCGGTCGAGCCGCTGGACCGGATGCGGATTCCGAAGTCCTTCAATCCCCGCTCGCCGCAGTCCCGTCGGGACCTCGCCTCCGCGCTGCGCACCAAGGCCGGGCACGTCCCGCCGGAGCGGGCGCGCAAGCAGCGGTCGCAGGCCGCCGACGACCGCGAGATCGCGCGGCTGCGCACGGCGATCCGTGCGCACCCCTGTCACGGCTGCAGCGACCGTGAGGACCACGCCCGGTGGGCCGAGCGTTACCACCGGCTGCTGCGCGACACCTCGCAGCTTGAGCGGCGGATCGAGGGCCGCACGAACACGATCGCGCGGACCTTCGACCGGATCGTGGCGCTGCTGACCGAGCTGGACTACCTGCGCGGTGACGAGGTCACCGAGCACGGCAAGCGGCTGGCCCGGCTCTACGGCGAACTGGACCTGCTGGCCAGCGAGTGCCTGCGCGAGCGCGTCTGGGAGGGCCTCGGCCCCGCCGAACTCGCCGCGTGCGTCTCGGCGTTGGTGTACGAGTCCCGGACGGGCGACGACGCGCTGGCGCCGAAGCTGCCGTCGGGCGGGGCGAAGGCCGCGCTCGGTGACATGGTCAGGATCTGGGGCCGGCTCGACGCCCTGGAGGAGGAGTTCCGGATCAGCCAGACCGAGGGGGTCGGCCAGCGGGAGCCGGACCTCGGGTTCGCCTGGGCGGCGTACATGTGGGCGACGGGCAACGGTCTCGACGAGGTGCTGCGCGAGGCGGACATGCCCGCCGGTGACTTCGTGCGGTGGTGCAAGCAGGTCATCGACGTACTGGGGCAGATCTCGGCGGCGGCTCCCACGGAGGGGTCGACCGTGGCGAAGAACGCGCGCAAGGCGGTGGACCAGCTACTGCGCGGCGTGGTGGCCTACTCGTCGGTGGGGTGACCCGCGGTCCGGCGGGTGTGGGCGCGCCGCGGCTGAGCGCGCGGGTCCCCACACCCGCCGGGGGCCACGGCTCCGGGAGGCCGGTTCACTCTTCCCGGTGAGGGGCATTCGTACGCTCGTCCTCCATTACGAAGAGTGTTCGAACAACAGCACAGTGTGTAAATGGCTTCGAGCCTACCCCTGTCGCGGGAGCGATTTCAGGTGCTTGCCGAAGAAGGCACGGCGATGATCCGGTCGGACTAAGCTCGCCCGAGGCGCACCGAGTTGAGGTAATTCGTGCGCCTGTTCCCCTTGTGCGAAGCAGATCCCGATCGTCCGTGAACCTTCCCTCCGCAGCTCCCCCCGACACCCAGCCGACTCATCTCAGAAGGCATCCATGGTGAGTGTTCAGAAGCCTCCCGGCGGCCGTGAACGTCCTTGTGCGCGCGTGCTGTTGGCTCCGGCCATAGCGATGGCCGCCGCTGCCGGGGCCGCCGTCGCCCTCGCACCGCCCACGGCCCGGCTCGCCGTCGGCGTGTGCGGAACGCTGGCCGTGCTGCTGGTCCTCGGCGCGGCCGGGGAGGCCGTCCGCCGTGGCCGGCGCCTGCGCGAGGCGCAGGCCGAACACGCCCGTCACGCCGCGTACCTGGAACAGCGGATCGCCGCCCACAACGCGCTGATCGACCGCATCACCACCGACATTCTGCCCACCGGCTTCTACCGGCTGCGCCGCGGCGAGGCACTCCGGGACACCGTGAGCAACGTCTACGACGCGGACCCCGGCCTGCGCGGCCTGCCCGAGGGCTACCGCGAGCTGGTGCGCGTCGCCTGGCGCGGCGCCGACCACGAGATCTCGATGCGCGACGCCACGGAGCGCTCCTTCGTGAGCATCGCCCGTCGCGTCCAGGCCATCGTCCACCAGCAGGCCAAGGAACTCCGTGAGATGGAGGAGGACCACGGCCGCAACCCCGAGGTCTTCGACGACCTGCTGCGCATCGACCACGGCACCTCGCTGATCGGCCGCCTCGCCGACACCATCTCGGTGCTCGGCGGCGGCCGGCCCGGCCGTCAGTGGCCCCTGCCGGTCTCCCTCTACAGCGTGCTGCGCGGCGCCATGTCCCGCATCCTGGAGTACCGCCGGATCGAACTCAGCTCCATCGTCAACATCAACATCAAGGGCACCGCGGTCGAACCGGTCCTGCACGCCGCCGCCGAACTCCTCGACAACGCCACCCGGTACTCGCCGCCCTCGACCAAGGTGCACGTCACCGCCGCCGAGGTGCAGTCCGGTGTCGTCATCGAGATCGAGGACGCGGGTGTCAGCCTCAGCGAGGAGTCCCGCGCCCGTATCGAGCAGGCCATCGAGGACGCCAAGAACAACGACGACGCGGACAACCTCGGCGAGAACCCGCGCCTCGGTCTCGCCGTCGTCGGCCGCCTGTGCAAGCAGTTCGACATGGATGTCTCGCTGCGCTCCTCCGCGTACGGCGGCGTCCGCGCGATCCTCATCGTGCCGCGGGTGATGACGACCACCGAGCCCGGCGTCGGCGCCGCGCACGGCATCGGCGCGACCGGCATCCCGAAGCCCGAGCTCGGTGCCGTCGAGGGCCCGAAGCGCCCGCCCAAGAAGCGCCGTCCCACCAGCCCCAAGATCCCCGCGGGCATCTCCATGGAGGACGACGTCCCGGAGGTAACCGAGTGGACCGCGGGCGGCCTGCCGCAGCGGCGCAGCCGGGTGAAGACCCCGATCAGCCAGCGGCTCGCGGAGCAGGCCGCCATCGAGCGCGCCGAGCGCGAGGGCAGGCCGACCATCTGGTCCCAGAGCAGGCCGGAACCCGAGCCCGAGATCGACCCCGAGCGCAAGAAGCTCATGGACCGGCCGCCGGGCATGTGGATGGAAGCGTTCTGGGACGGCCTGCGCAAGGGCATGCCCGCGGACGCCACCGCCTCGGAACTGACCGACTTCACGCTGAACCCGACCAAGTACCTGCATCTGCTCAACGATTCGGCCGACCCCGGCGAGGGCGCCACCGAGGCCGACGACGAGGGGAACCTCAAGTGATCCAGCAGCGAGCGAACCTGGACTGGATGCTCAAGCAGCTCAACGACGGTGTGCCGGGTATCGAGATGATCGTGGTCCTCTCCGCCGACGGACTGCGCATCGCCCGCTACGGCGGCGACCCCGACGCCGCCGACCGCGTGGCCGCCGCGTGCGCGGGCGTCCAGAGCCTGGCCGGTGCCATCGTCCAGGAGATCCCCGGCGCCGGTGACATGAAGGTCGTCGTCTTCGAGATCGACGGCGGCTACTTCTACCTCATGAACGCGGGCGCCAACGCCTATCTCGCCGTGCTCGCCGACGTGACCTGCGAACCGGGGCGGATGAGCGGCATGATGCGCGACCTCGTCGTCCGGATCGGGGCCCACCTGACCAGCCCGCCCCGGCGCAACGGACAGGCCGTATGACGCCTCCACGACGCAAACGGCGCCAGCCGCAGCCGGTGGCGCCCCCGCCGTCCCCGCCGCCGTCCGCCCAGCCGGCCGGCGGCCAGGAGACGCCCAGGAACCCCGAACGGCTGTACACCATCGCGGGATCCGCCGACGGTGCCCGCGCGGAACTCGACCTGGTGACGCTGGTGGTGGCGCGCTCCTCGCCGCAGCCGTCCGCCTCGCCGGAGGAGGCGGACGTGCTCCGGCTCTGCGTCGCCCCGCTGTCCGTGGCCGAACTCTCGGCCTATCTCCGGCTGCCGTTCAGCGCGATGACCGTGCTGATCACCGAGCTGATCGGGGCGGAACTGGTGCAGGCGCGCGCCCCCATCGTCCGCCGGTCGGTCCCCGACCGTTCACTCCTCGAAGCGGTGATGCATGGACTTCAACGGCTCTGACACGATCCCCGGCCCGCGCACCGAGGACCAACTGCCGCACACGGCCCAGGCCGCGGTGAAGATCGTGATCGTGGGCGGCTTCGGTGTCGGCAAGACCACCATGGTCGGGTCCGTCAGCGAGATCAGACCGCTGACCACCGAGGAGACGATGACCCAGGCCGGCATCGGCGTGGACGACGACTACGGCTCCGACTCCAAGACGGCCACCACCGTGGCCATGGACTTCGGTCGTATCAGCATCACCGACAAGCTCGTGCTCTACCTCTTCGGCACCCCCGGCCAGGAGCGCTTCTGGTTCCTGTGGAACGGACTGTTCGAAGGCGCTCTCGGCGCGGTCGTCCTGGTCGACACCCGGCGCCTGGAGGTCAGCTTCGACGTGATGGGCCGGCTGGAGGAGCGCGGCGTTCCCTTCGTCGTCGCCGTCAACTCCTTCCCGGACGGACCCCGTTACCCGGTCGAGGACCTGCGCACCGCGCTGGACCTGGCACCCGATGTCCCGATCATCGACTGCGACGTACGCCGGCGGGCCTCCAGCAAAGACGTGTTGATGACCCTCATGCGCTTCCTGCACTCCATCGCCCTCTCCGGCCCCCGCACCTGACCCGCCGCCCGACCGATCCCCCCACCATCCGTTCCGGAGCGACACCGTGACGTCTGAATCCCCATCTCTGACCGGCACAGACCCCACGTCCGGCCCGCCGCCGG contains:
- a CDS encoding helix-turn-helix transcriptional regulator; this encodes MAGKPARPVNAIDQTRRMLSLVTYLRERPGARIADVARAFGITEDELVADLDLLPMCGTSFRGGDLLDIDTDGERIWWHNPAALGEEAAEPLRLAADEATALLVAARAVSTLPGLREGDRQALLRATAKVETAAGEAAGASSRLSVTFESEGGVFADVDRAISERRRLWIRYYSPARDEITEREIDPIRLVSVGHTYVEAWCRRSEARRTFRLDRVAEIRILDEPSAPPEVELRDLSEALVQPAAEDPEVVVEVGPGGRWVAEYYPHDSADELPDGGLRITLRTPDPASLRRLALRLGRDGRIVSPSELAESARRAAREALAAYDGPAGAVRGAGDGRDLSPA
- the tatA gene encoding Sec-independent protein translocase subunit TatA gives rise to the protein MFRSGLEPWHLLLLVLVIVLVFGSKKLPDMARSLGKSARILKSEAKAMKDDGKQPEGTAQSTADDPASPQRTIQAAPGDVTSSRPVTEPTDTTQR
- the tatC gene encoding twin-arginine translocase subunit TatC, whose product is MLKPARKKERDPEGRMPLGDHLRELRNRLAKAVLAILAVTIVSAFFYRDIIEVITRPMLDEIGCHQSFGELADAKNVRCAHITVSGLLGAFNLALKVSLMSGIVLASPVWLYQLWAFVAPGLHRGEKKYAYAFVVFGFPLFLGGGYLAFHMLPTTAKFMIELTPDGAENLLPLDDLLDLITRMIVVFGLAFEMPLLLVMLNLTGVLSGRRMRGWWRGMVVGITAFAAVATPSPDPMTMLALAAPIWALYFIAVAIALLNDRRRARREAAGPADDEASELDLTPEDIGAVEPVPAARALPEQTSTDRVNGYDDVT
- a CDS encoding DEAD/DEAH box helicase, whose protein sequence is MIVLLSVGPGTLESTMTEDLSPAERYAAARRRAAEQATALASFREMYDFGLDPFQIEACQALEAGKGVLVAAPTGSGKTIVGEFAVHLALQQGKKCFYTTPIKALSNQKYADLCRRYGAAKVGLLTGDNSVNSDAPVVVMTTEVLRNMLYAGSRTLLGLGHVVMDEVHYLSDRFRGAVWEEVIIHLPESVTLVSLSATVSNAEEFGDWLDTVRGDTEVIVSEHRPVPLFQHVLAGRRMYDLFEEGEGHKKAVNPDLVRLARMEATRPSFQDRRRGRSMREADRERERRQRSRVWTPSRPEVIERLDSEGLLPAITFIFSRAACEAAVQQCLHAGLRLNDEDARERVRALVAERTASIPPEDLHVLGYYEWLEGLERGIAAHHAGMLPTFKEVVEELFVRGLVKAVFATETLALGINMPARSVVLEKLVKWNGEQHADITPGEYTQLTGRAGRRGIDVEGHAVVLWQRGSSPEHLAGLAGTRTYPLRSSFKPSYNMAVNLVEQFGRHRSRELLETSFAQFQADKSVVGISRQVQRNEEGLEGYKASMTCHLGDFEEYARLRRELKDRETELARQGANQRRAEAAVALERLKAGDVIHVPTGKYAGLALVLDPGLPAGRAGGQRGFEHQDGPRPLVLTAERQVKRLASMDFPVPVEPLDRMRIPKSFNPRSPQSRRDLASALRTKAGHVPPERARKQRSQAADDREIARLRTAIRAHPCHGCSDREDHARWAERYHRLLRDTSQLERRIEGRTNTIARTFDRIVALLTELDYLRGDEVTEHGKRLARLYGELDLLASECLRERVWEGLGPAELAACVSALVYESRTGDDALAPKLPSGGAKAALGDMVRIWGRLDALEEEFRISQTEGVGQREPDLGFAWAAYMWATGNGLDEVLREADMPAGDFVRWCKQVIDVLGQISAAAPTEGSTVAKNARKAVDQLLRGVVAYSSVG
- a CDS encoding sensor histidine kinase, which produces MVSVQKPPGGRERPCARVLLAPAIAMAAAAGAAVALAPPTARLAVGVCGTLAVLLVLGAAGEAVRRGRRLREAQAEHARHAAYLEQRIAAHNALIDRITTDILPTGFYRLRRGEALRDTVSNVYDADPGLRGLPEGYRELVRVAWRGADHEISMRDATERSFVSIARRVQAIVHQQAKELREMEEDHGRNPEVFDDLLRIDHGTSLIGRLADTISVLGGGRPGRQWPLPVSLYSVLRGAMSRILEYRRIELSSIVNINIKGTAVEPVLHAAAELLDNATRYSPPSTKVHVTAAEVQSGVVIEIEDAGVSLSEESRARIEQAIEDAKNNDDADNLGENPRLGLAVVGRLCKQFDMDVSLRSSAYGGVRAILIVPRVMTTTEPGVGAAHGIGATGIPKPELGAVEGPKRPPKKRRPTSPKIPAGISMEDDVPEVTEWTAGGLPQRRSRVKTPISQRLAEQAAIERAEREGRPTIWSQSRPEPEPEIDPERKKLMDRPPGMWMEAFWDGLRKGMPADATASELTDFTLNPTKYLHLLNDSADPGEGATEADDEGNLK
- a CDS encoding roadblock/LC7 domain-containing protein; the protein is MIQQRANLDWMLKQLNDGVPGIEMIVVLSADGLRIARYGGDPDAADRVAAACAGVQSLAGAIVQEIPGAGDMKVVVFEIDGGYFYLMNAGANAYLAVLADVTCEPGRMSGMMRDLVVRIGAHLTSPPRRNGQAV
- a CDS encoding DUF742 domain-containing protein, with amino-acid sequence MTPPRRKRRQPQPVAPPPSPPPSAQPAGGQETPRNPERLYTIAGSADGARAELDLVTLVVARSSPQPSASPEEADVLRLCVAPLSVAELSAYLRLPFSAMTVLITELIGAELVQARAPIVRRSVPDRSLLEAVMHGLQRL
- a CDS encoding GTP-binding protein codes for the protein MDFNGSDTIPGPRTEDQLPHTAQAAVKIVIVGGFGVGKTTMVGSVSEIRPLTTEETMTQAGIGVDDDYGSDSKTATTVAMDFGRISITDKLVLYLFGTPGQERFWFLWNGLFEGALGAVVLVDTRRLEVSFDVMGRLEERGVPFVVAVNSFPDGPRYPVEDLRTALDLAPDVPIIDCDVRRRASSKDVLMTLMRFLHSIALSGPRT